In the Ranitomeya imitator isolate aRanImi1 chromosome 2, aRanImi1.pri, whole genome shotgun sequence genome, acacgccccgagTTTGAACATTTTGATAGATGTTATCGTTCATAGTCACAgtttttgactacagtagttaCTGCCCAAAATACTCCCATTTTTCACATCTAACGTGTCGCTttttgtggtgataactttggaattcttcacaaaggataatCGGAAACAAATGGACCTCACAAATTATTTTCCAACATCTCGTGAATCCAACAATACCTTGTATAcggttgtacactactgtctgggcacatggcagggttaagaagggaaggatcgccatttagCTATTTGAATGCATATCTTGTTGGAATAGAttccagacacaatgtattggttaCCTGGCAGCTCAAAATATGGCTACCACAATCAGGCTTGGCACTATCTACTCAGCTTTGCagatcccaaggattgccttgctcaacATTCTTTACATGGATCTGTTCTTACACAGCGATCCCTGggccatggtgttacctgctgttctgtggaGGGAGGTGAGATGACGAATAGTCAAGTAGTTTGGTCAGATCCACGAGGGCAGagaaaaaacaaaatcaaaagaaGCAAGATTAGTCACTAAGGGGTCACAGCAGCTTAGCACAgatgactgaaccagaggagaacaaggctgtatctggcatcTTCCTGAAatttgctttgagctttagtagggtggggTGCTTTCCAAATGGCGAAAGCAGGAAGCAGATTACTCCAGatggacagcacacacacccataaTGCCTGACTGGATGGCACTACAGTTCACAGTAACCCTAATCTAAGTGGCTGAACAGAGCCTGCACCATCCAGAGCTTCTAGTTCCGATATCTCCTCCATCCCCAGTGCTGCCtgcagaatgaatgaggccatgcctGGTGACAGAAGTAGAGGTGGCAGGTGCGGATCGCAGGCGAGATGGTACACACCATTTTCACAAGCCTTAATATGACAAAATGCAGAAAACCAGAGCAGTTTAAAACAtcataaagtgactccattttggaaatgatgagtcgcccccagggcagtggggtactccgtATTGGGTCCGATCTCgagggggaatgtcacggtggctgcgacccggtccgtggccctgggcctcaacgttaaagaggaacggtcttttaaggggaaaGTGTTTTAaagtctgttgtgacgccacctgtggagttcggtcaatagtgggaccaaTGCTGCATTAAAGGAGTTctctgggggatgttgtggcagcacTGATGTTACActtaccacaggtgaagcagggtcctaaGATGTAAGGTGTGAATGGTATGTGTCAGTGAATAAAgataggacacaagttgtaagtctttacctggtttacttcagttggctggccacagtccagggcaccacgcATGGGTGGTGGTATGGCCCGCccagctcagaggcaatggagtgtcCCCTTCTCCGtgtgaggtccgtgagcctttcctctAGCGCCTCTTGAAGGTAAATTCCCTGCTGCCTGAAGGTTCCTACAGTGTCCTTCAGTTTCTCccagtcctgggacaggtacctgcacgacgggcagcttgagccgttttacagggactctatcatgccccgggctccttaggtgctgctgcgtctcaggcgaggtgtgggccaattacatacagttccttgccctccgattctgctctgtgtcctagagttccacaaaagcctcgggctcctggtacctGGTTCCTGCGCTTCTGctttgagggtgcccggtcacagttcccctctgagctctgttctTCTCATTTGCTCCTTTCCTCTCCAGGTACTCCACATCCAACCCTCCAGGTTCTTTCTCctttcccagaggctgcagctccctcatggctgtCAGACCTCTCTCCTGCTCTGCGGCTCTCCTAGACGTCCTTCCACTTCATTGTTCCTCTCCAActaacctaactcctcctccaggtcggGATACATATAGCTGGGGgatgctcccctgaatctgggtcttgagctccccctcctggcctggattcagaatgtgttgcatgtgggtgccttacctggtgaagagaactcccttGCCTCTGatcatgacattaccttccccgaaggaagaaaagcaacatcactgtagcaaccgGTTTCCTGGGGTGCTACATTAACCTTCAGTGAATAAATCTatagtagtgactattttgactccacagccactttccaaaaattagcacgcagtggatgttggagagtgaaaacttCAAATATACAATTTTATTACTcaccacatagtgcccagattgtgctccaagagacacacaccataaattaagtgggttcttctcactataataATGACAACTACATGGGTCCTAATTTTGATTTGGGCACACTGAAAGGCTCAGAAGCGACGGGAAGATTTGACTTTGTGAAAGTGGATATAGATGGATTGGTTTATAAAAGTCATATTGCTATTTGAACatttccattgaagaagaactcgccacctctcgtggcagcctgttccactcattgatcaccctcactgtcaaaaggtttttttctaatatccaatATGTGTCTCCTCCATTTcattttcatcccattgcttctagtctttccttgtgaaaatgagaataaaTCAATAAAGCTATctttacataccatatatactcgagtataagccgacctgagtataagccgagtcgCCTAATTTTACCTAAAAAAACTGGGAAACGttttgactcgattataagccgggtatgcattgtcccctcatccctatccttgaatgcgtggatcctcatccctattcttgtatgcaaggctccttatccatatccttgtatgcgtggctcctcatccatatccttgtatgcaacgctccttatccctatcctggtatgattggctcccatccctatacttgtatgcacggctccatccctatacttgtatgcacggcttcatccctatccttgtatgcacggctccatccctatccttgtatgcacggccccatccctatccttgtatgcacggccccatccctatccttgtatgcacggccccatccctttcctagtatgcacggccccatccctttcctagtatgcacggccccatccctttcctagtatgcacggccccatccctatccttgtatgcacggccccatccctatccttgtatgcacggccccatccctatccttgtatgcacggccccatccctatccttgtatgcacggccccatccctatccttgtatgcacggccccatccctatccttgtatgcacggccccatccctatccttgaatgcacggccctcatccctatccttgtatgattggcccccatcaaaaacataaaacaaataaaccattacacttaccttccttcgctccctcgcagcgtcttgtctcgatgccagcagctgctttatgcttgtaagcattgCATGGCAGGGACgtaatgcgctgctcacaagcggaGCACAGCTTCCGGAATACTCACCGCTCCCAACGCCGGAACTATGTGTGTGGGGCAGTGAGTATTAATTAGGGCACACAGCGTCAACTGCCAGGCGGTCATGTGTGCCGCTACttcagagaaattaatattcagaatAAATATTCATCTCtgttaagtagcggcacacgtgacctcCCGGCAGCTGCAGGACCGGCTGCTGCAGCTGACACTGCGCgagctattacagagaaatgaaatAGTTAGCTGCAGCAGCTGGGTCCTACCTCTGTGACCCCCTGCTCTGCCGCTGCCTCTCCCCCTCCATGTTCTTGAcacctcactcgagtataagctgaggggggtgatttcagcacaaaaaatgtgctgaaaacctctacttatactcgagtatatacatcaACTTACCATTTTTGCAGACAGTTTTAggggaaatgttcaaaaatataaggtacaaggatattttattaaaaaaattattggttttattcttgacagatgactgtacctggagatcagagggacagctgacctcTTCAATTttaaaatcagatgatcttgagatctcacaggatacaactgaagtgaatgccattactccagatataccatcatcccttcacagcaaagatctgtcttcTGATTCagtaccgactactaaggaaaatcaaagaccCAAAAGAGGCAATAAAACACAAACTGCTCCCAAAGCaaggaagtcattttcatgttcagaatgtgggaaatgttttaattggaAACATCATCTTGATCGACACcaaagaatccacacaggagaaaagcctttttcctgttcagaatgtgggaaatgttttaattggaAACATCATCTTGATCGACACcaaagaatccacacaggagaaaagcctttttcctgttcagaatgtgggaaatgctttatccAGAAAgtgaatcttgatagccaccagagaaaccacacaggggataagcctttttcatgttcagaatgtgggaaatattttaataagaaagcgcatcttgatagccaccatagaactcacacaggggagaagcctttttcatgtttagaatgtgagaaatgttttgtagAGAAATCACATCTCATCGAACATCAGAGgcgccacacaggggagaagccttttttctgttcagaatgtggaaaacgttTTGTGACTAAATCAAATCTTGGTAGACACCAGagactccacacaggggagaagcgtttttcatgttcagaatgtggaaaatattttgtagAAAAATATCTCCAgagacaccagagaacccacacagggcagaagcctttttactcttcagaatgtggaaaatattttaaccagaaatcagatttggttaagcaccagagaattcacacaggggagaagcctttttcatgttcagaatgtgggaaatgttttatctggAAATCGCATCTTGATAAACACCTGaaactccacacaggggagaagccttttttctgttcagaatgtggaaaatgttttgtgacaaaATCAGATCTTGGTAGACACCAGagactccacacaggggagaagcttttttcatgtacagaatgtggaaaatattttgcagagaaacatctccttgttagacaccagagaatccacacagggcagaagcctttttcctgttcagaatgtggaaaatgttttgtgacgaaatcagatcttgttagacaccagagaatccacacaggagagaagcctttttcatgttcaaaatgtgggaaatgttttaaccggaaatcggttcttgataaacaccagagaacccacacagggcagAAGCCTTTTCCTGTTCATAATGTGGAAAACGTTTTGTgaagaaatcagatcttgttagacaccagagtcaccacacaggggagaagccttttttgatgttcagaatgtgaaaaatatTTTATAGCCCTGCTCTACGTAGCAGAAGCAatcggacaagtgcagcttctagtctcccatggggactattgaagcaagtagataaaaaaaaaaaagtttttaaaaatattagaaaataaaaaaaataaaagttcatatcaccccctCTCAccccattcaaaaacaaaaaaaagaaaaatttaaaaaaaaaacaaatatacacatttgggatcaccgcattcagaatcgcctgctctatcaatatataaaaagaatttatccaatcagtaaacggtgtagcgagaaaaaaaattgaaccgccagaattatggtttttggtcgctgcaacattgcaataaaaagcaaaaatgcaatcaaaagatcgtatctacaccaaaatggtaacaataaaaaccggtgcgcaaaaaataagccctcatccagccccaggtcccgaaaaatggagattctatgggtctcggaaaatggcaactatagaatttttttttcaccacttacagtgcctacaagtagtattcaaccccctgcaggtttaataagatgcaaataagttagagccttcaaacttcaaacaagaggtgGTGTGACCCCgccccggaagaagaacaggcgaaacgcgcgtcggggtgggacgtTCACCTAGGCGAAGGCAAGCCACGGGTAATATATTCTTATTCATTCTATGCTATGGACTCTTGCTCATTTTTTTTGGCTCTACGTACATTAGCATTGGTACCTAAGTGTCCCTCCAGCGTACTTTCCACTTAGGTCCAGATGGTCCAGTTGGTTTTTGTAACGCTATTTTGTAAGGTTCACTCTTTTGAGTATCAGTCTACGCTATATGTATGGGTCAATAGGATATATGCTCCAAAGGATATATGGAACTTCTGATCAGGTCAAATACTACCTCTTTAGCGGAGATTGAAAAAGAGATTGGTGCTCTACAGACTGCGTTATGTAGTACCCTCTCGGCAACGGCCGAAAAGAAATTAAATGACGAATTAGAGGGCGATTTTCAGAGGTGGGAAAAGGATATTGTAGCATTTAAAACTAAGAAATATCAAAGAGACGTCCTTGACTATAAGAACAATCATGTATATAAATGGAAGAAGAGACAGTCTGTACAATTTAAATCCTCCCAGCGTGGTTCATTTTCATCGGCATCCTCTATGGATGAAGAGCCAGCCTGTAGCAGCCAGCCCAATAATACCTTTAATGATAGACTGGGACTTGGAAAAATGGGAAACCGTAGAGGAAAGAACAAGCGCCGCTTTACTCCTCCCCAGTCCCTCGAGAAAAAGGCCAAGCCTACCAACCGTTTGGAGGTAATGAACTTGTCTGATCGTGTATTGACCAAGGACCAGTTGGGTGTCCTAGGCCTAGGATTGACCTTTGTTCCTACTAATAGTTTTAATTATTTCACAGCCATGAAGGACACACAACTGTTCCTTAGGAAAGTCATCCTTCGCAAATTGCATTTTAAATCTCGGGATGATGTGGGTCTGGATACCACCTTGGAACAGGAGGCGTTGGCCGCTCTTGAGGAACTGGCGGAGGAGGCGGACGCACCACCTACAGGTACCTTCCCTATCTCTGTCGCACGTAGAtgtaccacgttcccccccttctcACTCTGTCCCCAAATCGATATATTTAATAGATTAGTATTGGAGGACCTGAAAAAAATCTCGAGTGATAAGAGGGGTAACAACTTAACATCCGCACAGGGTAAAGCTATTAAAGAACTTAAAGCCATGCATGATGTAGTAATTAAACCCgcggataagggggggaacgtggtcatcTGGCCGACGGTGAAATATGAGAAGGAAGCCTTCCGTCAGTTAAGGGATCGGGAAGCCTACACCCCGCTGGCGTGTAATCCACTATCAAAATACTCGAGTGAGTTACTGGAAATTCTGGACCGGGCCCTGACACGGGGAATCCTTACCAAAAAGGTATTTGAAGGTTTGTTTGTGGAACATCCGATTATCCCTACCTTCTACCTGCTGCCGAAGGTTCATAAAAACGCAGTTACacccccggggcgtccgattgtctcgggcatAGGGGGGCTATGTGACCCTGTGTGTAAATTTATTGAACATTATCTGCAACCTTTagttgagtcgctcccctcctatgtccgagacacgacggacgtcctgggtAAGATTGATGGCCTTGTCTTGGAACCTGATATGGTGTTTGCCACTGTCGACGTTGAATCTCTCTATACGAGCATTCAACATATGGATGGCTTGGAAGCCGTAGAACTATTCCTGGGAATGAGTAACCTGGACTCCCTGCTGCAGGCCCTGATCCTGGAGCTTCTACAGTTTGTTTTAATGCATAACTTCTTTTTATTTAAAGACCGGTTTTTTTTACAGCaacgtggcactgccatgggcgcggcgtgtgcgccctcgtacgctaacctctttctcggtctttgggagagggaggttttcggcgGGGGCGCGGACGCCGCgacccatgtgcagtgctggtatcgTTACATCGACGACGTGTTGATGATTTGGCGGGGTCCCGAGGCGGCACTCGTGGATTTCATCCAGGCTTTAAATCAGAACAATCGGAATATCAGACTGACACACAGGATAGCAGAGAATGAGATTGACTTCCTGGATATTAAAATCATGAGAAGTAAAGATGGGGAGATACAGACCGATGTTTTCTGCAAGGAGACATCGGTCAATGCTCTCCTACATTCGACTTCAGCACACACGGGGTCCACGATTCGTGCTATACCTGTGGGTCAGTTTCTTAGAATGAGGAGAATTTGCTCTGGTGATGAGATCTTCGAGAGGCAGGCTCGGGACCTTACTGAGAGGTTCCAGGATCGGGGCTATAGTAACCGTGTTATCAAAAAGGGGTACTTTAGGGCCAGAGCATCGTCCAGGAATCAGTTGCTTCGGAGACCTCCCCGGCCTACCCAATCTAAAAAAGTGCAGCCGTTGCGTTTTATCTCCACCTATAATAATAGGTGGGAGGAGATGAGAGAGATTCTGCGGAGACACTGGTCGGTACTGAGAACGGAACCAATTCTTAATAAAATCCTGCCTGATCGTCCGCTTCTTACTGCTAGAAGGGGGAAGAGTTTAAAGGACCAGTTGGTGAGGAGTCACTATGTCCCTGCCACAACTGGTATCTTCGGATCGGGACCTCAAAGATGGGGGTGTTATCCGTGCGGATCCTGTAAGGCGTGTCAGAATGTCATCAGAGCTACTAACTTTTCGGCAGCGGGGGGAGGTAGGGAGTTTCGTATTATGAGTTATATTTCCTGTAGTactacccatgtagtatattacgcTACATGTGCATGTAATTTAATTTATATAGGCTTAACATCCCGGGAACTCCGTGTCAGGGTCCGGGAACATGTCAGGGGGATTATAGCGGCTAAAGATGTGCTTGATTTGGCGgaactgcataccatcccgagacatttTAGGTCTCATCATGCATGTGATCCGTCATCATTTAAGGTACGAGGGATTGACAAGGTACAGGCGGGTAACAGAGGAGGGGACCTTAAGCGCATCCTAGCACAAATGGAGTGCCGTTGGATAGTCGCACTGGGCACTATGGCCCCTAATGGCCTTAATGAGCAGCTTTCATTTGTTCCTTTCCTGTAGGCTTTATGGGGTTCCACTCTGTTCTCTTTGTTTTTAGCTTACTGTTATTTTATTGGTTTTTAACTGTTTTTGTTTTGTGTCTTTTGCAGTATTTTTTATTTCTGCTTTTTTCATATTTGTCACACTCAATGAACCTGGAGCAAGTGATTGCTGTCTGAGCTATTTCATCGGCTGGTATGTTTGGGAGCATTGGAGAAATCTACATCTAACTGACAAGTTTTATATGGCATGATGTGGACGGGGTTAATACAATACTCTATTGGACTAACATGCTGCAATTTACTAAATTTCCCGACATGACAGCCTGAGACAAGTCTGCGGTCTGAACTATTATACTGGCCGGCATACTTGGATGAACTAGATTTATCTAATTTACATTCTCTAATATGGCACGGTGTGGATATGGCGATTCAACATGTTACCTGAGTACTATGCTGCAACTTACTATTACTTTCGGACATGATGGGATGTGGACGAAAAATTGGATTTTCTGTAATGATCCAGAAGAAGGGATGCGGATCGCGCCCATGTTCTTAAGTGCGATGTACTATCTGTTGATATTTGCTATTTGTTTCTGTAAGTTGGATGTATTAGGTGCCGTGTCTTTTTCCAGTACATTTGCCCTTTCTTGTTATGGCTCCCGCAGTGGTGCGCATGCGTGCTGGAGAGGCGATGAAGTCGCGCCCATTAAGGCCTCCGTACAGCGGAGCCGAGCGGTACTGACGACATGAGGGATTTCCCTCTATGCTCGGCGTCGTTGGGATGCCGGAAATGACGCGGCACTCTCTGCCTTCTCTGCCCGCATGCGCCGAATATCGCTGTGATTGCTGACCTCCAGGTGCACACACAATATAAGAACGAGGGACTTTAGAgagaccacacagccccccgaggaagcattgaatacgcgaaacgcgcgtcggggcttccaaCAGGACATTCTACATTTGGTAGTGATACGACATGGGTAAGCACTGGATGTCACTTGCTTTCTTTAGGCATTTTAGGTGTGTCGCCAGCTATTGTTAGACATATGGGTGCGGTAGGACACTATATAAGTATAGGCATCAGTATGATGGTGGACACTTAGGCTATGTATATTCTGATGTTTGGTACTTGCAGTTAGCCTattactatacaggtccttctcaaaaaattagcatatagtgttaaatttcattatttaccataatgtaatgattacaattaaacgttcatatattatagattcattatccaccaactgaaatttgtcacgtcttttattgttttaatactgatgattttggcatacaactcctgataacccaaaaaacctgtctcaataaattagcatatcaagaaaaggttctctaaacgacctattaccctaatcttctgaatcaactaattaactctaaacacatgcaaaagatacctgaggcttttataaactccctgcctggttcattactcaaaacccccatcatgggtaagactagcgacctgacagatgtcaagaaggccatcattgacaccctcaagcaagagggtaagacccagaaagaaatttctcaacaaataggctgttcccagagtgctgtatcaaggcacctcaatggtaagtctgttggaaggaaacaatgtggcagaaaacgctgtacaacgagaagaggagaccggaccctgaggaagattgtggagaaggaccgattccagaccttggggaacctgaggaagcagtggactgagtctggtgtggaaacatccagagccaccgtgcacaggcgtgtgcaggaaatgggctacaggtgccgaaatgggctacagagaagcagcactggactgttgctaagtggtcccaagtacttttttctgatgaaagcaaattttgcatgtcattcggaaatcaaggtgccagagtctggaggaagactggggagaaggaaatgccaaaatgcctgaagtccagtgtcaagtaacatagtaacatagtaacatagttagtaaggccgaaaaaagacatttgtccatccagttcagcctatattccatcataataaatccccagatctacgtccttctacagaacctaataattgtatgatacaatattgttctgctccaggaagacatccaggcctctcttgaacccctcgactgagttcgccatcaccacctcctcaggcaagcaattccagattctcactgccctaacagtaaagaatcctcttctatgttggtggaaaaaccttctctcctccagacgcaaagaatgcccccttgtgcccgtcaccttccttggtataaacagatcctcagcgagatatttgtattgtccccttatatacttatacatggttattagatcgcccctcagtcgtcttttttctagactaaataatcctaatttcgctaatctatctgggtattgtagttctcccatcccctttattaattttgttgccctcctttgtactctctctagttccattatatccttcctgagcaccggtgcccaaaactggacacagtactccatgtgcggtctaactagagatttgtacagaggcagtataatgctctcatcatgtgtatccagacctcttttaatgcaccccatgatcctgtttgccttggcagctgctgcctggcactggctgctccaggtaagtttatcattaactaggatccccaagtccttctccctgtcagatttacccagtggtttcccgttcagtgtgtaatggtgatattgattccctcttcccatgtgtataaccttacatttatcattgttaaacctcatctgccacctttcagcccaagtttccaacttatccagatccatctgtagcagaatactatcttctcttgtattaactgctttacatagttttgtatcatctgcaaatatcgatattttactgtgtaaaccttctaccagatcattaatgaatatgttgaagagaacaggtcccaatactgacccctgcggtaccccactggtcacagcgacccagttagagactataccatttataaccaccctctgctttctatcactaagccagttactaacccatttacacacattttcccccagaccaagcattctcattttgtgtaccaacctcttgtgcggcacggtatcaaacgctttggaaaaatcgagatataccacgtccaatgactcaccgtggtctagtctatagcttacctcttcataaaaactgattagattggtttgacaggagcgatttctcataaacccatgctgatatggagttaaacagttattctcattgagataatccagaataacatccctcagaaacccttcaaatattttaccaacaatagaggttagacttactggcctataatttccaggttcacttttagagccctttttgaatattggcaccacatttgctatgcgccagtcctgcggaacagaccctgtcgctatagagtcactaaaaataagaaataatggtttatctattacattacttagttctcttagtactcgtgggtgtatgccatccggacccggagatttatctattttgatcttatttagccggtttcgcacctcttcttgggttagattggtgacccttaatatagggttttcattgtttcttgggatttcacctagcatttcattttccaccgtgaataccgtggagaagaaggtgtttaatatgttagctttttcctcgtcatctacaaccattctttcctcattttaaggggcctacattttcagtttttattcttttactattgatatagttgaagaacagtttgggattagttttactctccttagcaatgtgcttctctgtttcctttttggcagctttaattagttttttagataaagtatttttctccctatagttttttagagcttcaatggtgccatcctgctttagtagtgcaaatgctttctttttactgttaattgcctgtcttacttctttgtttagccacattgggtttttcctatttctagtccttttattcccacaaggtataaaccgcttacactgcctatttaggatgttcttaaacatttcccatttattatctgtattctcatttctgaggatattgtcccagtctaccagattaagggcatctctaagctggtcaaactttgccttcctaaagttcaatgtttttgtgactccctgacaagtcc is a window encoding:
- the LOC138663438 gene encoding oocyte zinc finger protein XlCOF6-like; its protein translation is MKKDKMAERILHLTLEILFRLTGEDYIVVKKTSSERCQDPVSEGWERPLSPITGPPPHPLIHEDINDQKILELTYKMIELLTGEIPIRCQDVAVYFSMEEWEYLEGHNNLYEDLMMEVPQPPTSPDLSSKRTTPERCRCPLLPQDCKQEDPNVSQNHQGEDLTHINTTETYVRADEWCKEETPTYDYPDDCTWRSEGQLTSSILKSDDLEISQDTTEVNAITPDIPSSLHSKDLSSDSVPTTKENQRPKRGNKTQTAPKARKSFSCSECGKCFNWKHHLDRHQRIHTGEKPFSCSECGKCFNWKHHLDRHQRIHTGEKPFSCSECGKCFIQKVNLDSHQRNHTGDKPFSCSECGKYFNKKAHLDSHHRTHTGEKPFSCLECEKCFVEKSHLIEHQRRHTGEKPFFCSECGKRFVTKSNLGRHQRLHTGEKRFSCSECGKYFVEKYLQRHQRTHTGQKPFYSSECGKYFNQKSDLVKHQRIHTGEKPFSCSECGKCFIWKSHLDKHLKLHTGEKPFFCSECGKCFVTKSDLGRHQRLHTGEKLFSCTECGKYFAEKHLLVRHQRIHTGQKPFSCSECGKCFVTKSDLVRHQRIHTGEKPFSCSKCGKCFNRKSVLDKHQRTHTGQKPFPVHNVENVL
- the LOC138663436 gene encoding uncharacterized protein isoform X1, whose amino-acid sequence is MKDTQLFLRKVILRKLHFKSRDDVGLDTTLEQEALAALEELAEEADAPPTGTFPISVARRCTTFPPFSLCPQIDIFNRLVLEDLKKISSDKRGNNLTSAQGKAIKELKAMHDVVIKPADKGGNVVIWPTVKYEKEAFRQLRDREAYTPLACNPLSKYSSELLEILDRALTRGILTKKVFEGLFVEHPIIPTFYLLPKVHKNAVTPPGRPIVSGIGGLCDPVCKFIEHYLQPLVESLPSYVRDTTDVLGKIDGLVLEPDMVFATVDVESLYTSIQHMDGLEAVELFLGMSNLDSLLQALILELLQFVLMHNFFLFKDRFFLQQRGTAMGAACAPSYANLFLGLWEREVFGGGADAATHVQCWYRYIDDVLMIWRGPEAALVDFIQALNQNNRNIRLTHRIAENEIDFLDIKIMRSKDGEIQTDVFCKETSVNALLHSTSAHTGSTIRAIPVGQFLRMRRICSGDEIFERQARDLTERFQDRGYSNRVIKKGYFRARASSRNQLLRRPPRPTQSKKVQPLRFISTYNNRWEEMREILRRHWSVLRTEPILNKILPDRPLLTARRGKSLKDQLVRSHYVPATTGIFGSGPQRWGCYPCGSCKACQNVIRATNFSAAGGGREFRIMSYISCSTTHVVYYATCACNLIYIGLTSRELRVRVREHVRGIIAAKDVLDLAELHTIPRHFRSHHACDPSSFKVRGIDKVQAGNRGGDLKRILAQMECRWIVALGTMAPNGLNEQLSFVPFL
- the LOC138663436 gene encoding uncharacterized protein isoform X2; amino-acid sequence: MELLIRSNTTSLAEIEKEIGALQTALCSTLSATAEKKLNDELEGDFQRWEKDIVAFKTKKYQRDVLDYKNNHVYKWKKRQSVQFKSSQRGSFSSASSMDEEPACSSQPNNTFNDRLGLGKMGNRRGKNKRRFTPPQSLEKKAKPTNRLEVMNLSDRVLTKDQLGVLGLGLTFVPTNSFNYFTAMKDTQLFLRKVILRKLHFKSRDDVGLDTTLEQEALAALEELAEEADAPPTVFFISAFFIFVTLNEPGASDCCLSYFIGWYVWEHWRNLHLTDKFYMA